Proteins encoded by one window of Nocardioides euryhalodurans:
- a CDS encoding TatD family hydrolase, translating to MTEEPTRRRAATEEKSGARRDRERPPAPEPLPHPVVDNHCHLDIADGDWLRTEEALAAAKAVNVPRIVQIGCDLPGARWAVEAAASYDALVAGVALHPNEAPRLAEAGTLDDALAEIEQLALAHDKVRAVGETGLDRFRTGEEGRAAQVESFRRHVDLAKRLDKTLVIHDRDAHEGVLEVIDGEGAPERWVMHCFSGDADFARACLDRGAYLSFAGTVTFKNAAPLRNALVVAPRDRILVETDAPYLTPTPWRGRPNASYLVPHTVRAMAEVRGEDLEELCRAIDSNTESAFGGAW from the coding sequence GTGACCGAGGAGCCCACCCGCCGTCGCGCGGCGACGGAGGAGAAGTCCGGTGCCCGGCGCGACCGTGAGCGGCCGCCGGCCCCCGAGCCGCTGCCCCACCCGGTGGTGGACAACCACTGCCACCTCGACATCGCGGACGGCGACTGGCTGCGTACCGAGGAGGCGCTGGCCGCCGCGAAGGCCGTCAACGTCCCGCGGATCGTGCAGATCGGCTGCGACCTGCCGGGCGCGCGCTGGGCGGTCGAGGCCGCGGCGTCGTACGACGCGCTGGTGGCGGGGGTCGCGCTGCATCCCAACGAGGCGCCGCGGCTGGCCGAGGCCGGCACGCTCGACGACGCGCTCGCCGAGATCGAGCAGCTCGCCCTCGCCCACGACAAGGTCCGGGCGGTGGGGGAGACGGGCCTCGACCGGTTCCGCACCGGCGAGGAGGGCCGGGCCGCCCAGGTCGAGAGCTTCCGCCGCCACGTCGACCTGGCGAAGCGGCTCGACAAGACGCTGGTGATCCACGACCGCGACGCCCACGAGGGCGTGCTCGAGGTGATCGACGGCGAGGGTGCGCCCGAGCGGTGGGTGATGCACTGCTTCTCCGGCGACGCGGACTTCGCGCGGGCCTGCCTCGACCGGGGCGCCTACCTCAGCTTCGCGGGGACCGTGACGTTCAAGAACGCGGCACCGCTGCGCAACGCCCTGGTCGTCGCGCCCCGCGACCGGATCCTCGTGGAGACCGACGCGCCGTACCTCACCCCCACCCCGTGGCGCGGCCGGCCGAACGCCTCCTACCTCGTCCCGCACACCGTCCGGGCGATGGCGGAGGTGCGCGGGGAGGACCTCGAGGAGCTGTGCCGGGCCATCGACA
- the rsmI gene encoding 16S rRNA (cytidine(1402)-2'-O)-methyltransferase, with amino-acid sequence MIGGVTGLLVLAATPIGQVGDAPPRLATELATADVVAAEDTRRLRRLCRDLGVEISGRVVSYFEGNEQARTPLLLEALEAGERVLLVTDAGMPSVSDPGYRLVVAAVEADVRVTSVPGPSAVLTALAVSGLPVDRFCFEGFLPRKAGERGRRLAGLASEERTMVFFEAPHRTEAALGAMAEAFGGDRPAAVCRELTKTHEEVRRGSLADLLAWSADGIRGEVTLVVAGAVPTAAVAADPAAWRDAVADLEGSGATRKEAIVQVARLAGVPKREVYDAVHRDQEES; translated from the coding sequence ATGATCGGTGGCGTGACCGGTCTCCTCGTCCTCGCGGCGACCCCCATCGGCCAGGTGGGCGACGCCCCGCCGCGGCTGGCGACCGAGCTCGCCACCGCCGACGTCGTGGCCGCCGAGGACACCCGGCGCCTCCGGCGGCTCTGCCGCGACCTCGGCGTCGAGATCAGCGGCCGGGTCGTGTCCTACTTCGAGGGGAACGAGCAGGCCCGCACCCCGCTGCTGCTCGAGGCGCTCGAGGCGGGGGAGCGGGTGCTGCTCGTGACCGACGCGGGGATGCCGAGCGTGTCCGACCCCGGCTACCGCCTCGTCGTCGCGGCTGTCGAGGCCGACGTGCGAGTCACGTCTGTGCCGGGCCCCTCCGCGGTGCTCACCGCGCTGGCCGTGTCGGGACTGCCGGTGGACCGCTTCTGCTTCGAGGGGTTCCTGCCCCGCAAGGCGGGGGAGCGCGGGCGCCGGCTGGCCGGCCTGGCGTCGGAGGAGCGGACGATGGTGTTCTTCGAGGCGCCCCACCGGACCGAGGCTGCGCTCGGCGCGATGGCCGAGGCGTTCGGGGGCGACCGGCCCGCCGCCGTGTGTCGCGAGCTCACCAAGACCCACGAGGAGGTACGCCGGGGGTCGCTCGCCGACCTGCTCGCCTGGTCGGCCGACGGCATCCGGGGTGAGGTCACCCTCGTGGTCGCCGGGGCCGTGCCGACCGCCGCCGTCGCCGCCGACCCCGCCGCCTGGCGCGACGCGGTCGCGGACCTCGAGGGCTCCGGTGCGACCCGCAAGGAGGCGATCGTGCAGGTCGCCCGGCTCGCCGGCGTCCCGAAGCGGGAGGTCTACGACGCCGTCCACCGCGACCAGGAGGAGTCGTGA
- a CDS encoding dolichyl-phosphate-mannose--protein mannosyltransferase — protein sequence MTAPATETPRTGLSRTADGRAVPLAAERARGRGRLEHPVTSWLASLGVMVLAFGMRLVGLGEPRELAFDETYYAKHAWSLVHHGYVRDYVANADRQIMRGESSGLWQQDPTMVVHPELGKWLIGLGELAFGLDPVGWRVPSLIAGSLMVLVLVRLVRRLTGSTLLGCVAGLLLAFDGLHFVLSRLALLDIFVALLTLCAVSCVVIDRDHWRARLARLAPEPVTGGWGPVRGLLWRPWLLAAGVCFGLAVGTKWTALYPLAAFGLLVWAWSAGARRSFGVRRPVLRSAVVDGVPAFVHLVLVAFVVYVATWTGWLVHAEEYEQSLSNSQYTTYDGGSPWPTRDEPDASGLGEVVQSLRSLAYYHDDVYTFHAHFLDDSDHAYQSLPSGWLLLAKPVNVSADTDIAPGSQGCDAPADSDCLRQTLMIGTPALWWGSILGLLASAVLWVGQRDWRFGVPVVGTLSTWLPWLAYDDRPIFLFYASMMLPFMVIAVALCLGKLVGSSRAPTPRRTAGVVVAGSFFVLVLLNFAWFYPVYANQLLTHSEWVDRIWFERWI from the coding sequence GTGACCGCCCCCGCCACCGAGACGCCGCGCACCGGCCTCTCGCGGACCGCGGACGGGCGTGCGGTGCCCCTCGCGGCCGAGCGGGCGCGCGGTCGTGGCCGCCTGGAGCACCCGGTCACCAGCTGGCTGGCCTCCCTCGGCGTGATGGTGCTGGCCTTCGGCATGCGACTGGTCGGGCTGGGCGAGCCGCGCGAGCTGGCCTTCGACGAGACCTACTACGCCAAGCACGCCTGGTCGCTGGTCCACCACGGCTACGTCCGCGACTACGTCGCGAACGCGGACCGGCAGATCATGCGGGGCGAGTCGTCCGGCCTCTGGCAGCAGGACCCGACGATGGTCGTGCACCCCGAGCTGGGCAAGTGGCTGATCGGCCTGGGCGAGCTGGCCTTCGGGCTCGACCCGGTCGGCTGGCGGGTGCCGTCGCTCATCGCGGGCTCGCTGATGGTGCTGGTGCTCGTCCGACTCGTGCGCCGCCTCACCGGATCCACCCTGCTCGGCTGCGTCGCCGGCCTGTTGCTCGCCTTCGACGGGCTCCACTTCGTGCTGTCGCGGCTGGCGCTGCTCGACATCTTCGTGGCGCTCCTCACCCTCTGCGCGGTCAGCTGCGTGGTGATCGACCGCGACCACTGGCGCGCCCGGCTGGCGCGGCTGGCCCCGGAGCCGGTCACGGGCGGCTGGGGTCCGGTGCGCGGGCTGCTGTGGCGGCCGTGGCTGCTCGCGGCGGGGGTCTGCTTCGGCCTGGCCGTCGGCACCAAGTGGACGGCCCTCTACCCCCTCGCGGCCTTCGGCCTGCTCGTCTGGGCGTGGAGCGCCGGCGCGCGTCGCTCCTTCGGGGTGCGCCGGCCGGTGCTCCGCTCCGCGGTGGTCGACGGCGTGCCTGCCTTCGTCCACCTCGTGCTGGTCGCCTTCGTGGTGTACGTCGCGACCTGGACCGGCTGGCTGGTCCACGCCGAGGAGTACGAGCAGTCACTCTCCAACAGCCAGTACACGACGTACGACGGGGGCTCGCCGTGGCCGACGCGGGACGAGCCCGACGCCTCCGGCCTCGGGGAGGTGGTGCAGTCGCTGCGGTCCCTGGCGTACTACCACGACGACGTCTACACCTTCCACGCCCACTTCCTCGACGACTCCGACCACGCCTACCAGTCGCTGCCGTCGGGGTGGCTGCTGCTCGCGAAGCCGGTCAACGTCAGCGCCGACACCGACATCGCGCCGGGCAGCCAGGGCTGCGACGCCCCGGCCGACTCCGACTGCCTCCGGCAGACGCTGATGATCGGGACGCCTGCGCTCTGGTGGGGCTCGATCCTCGGGCTGCTCGCCTCAGCGGTGCTGTGGGTGGGGCAGCGGGACTGGCGCTTCGGGGTGCCCGTGGTCGGCACGCTCTCGACGTGGCTGCCCTGGCTGGCCTACGACGACCGGCCGATCTTCCTGTTCTACGCCTCGATGATGCTGCCGTTCATGGTGATCGCCGTCGCGCTCTGCCTCGGCAAGCTGGTCGGCAGCTCCCGTGCGCCGACGCCGCGGCGGACTGCGGGCGTGGTCGTCGCGGGCTCGTTCTTCGTGCTGGTGCTGCTCAACTTCGCGTGGTTCTACCCGGTGTACGCCAACCAGCTGCTGACCCACTCGGAGTGGGTGGACCGGATCTGGTTCGAGCGCTGGATCTGA
- a CDS encoding CocE/NonD family hydrolase — translation MSTSRTALTGLAVGGLVLAGLSVASLTGPAAGAPPGAAPGTPYELRNGRTAPIHDYAGAIRETVWVTAPDFDDDGEPDRVAADIIRPRETAAAGVDVPVVMDASPYHLSVGRGNEGEFKTYAEDGSPEQFPLFYDNYFVPRGYAFVAVDVAGTARSTGCVDQGGVSDVGSVEAVVKWLNGNAEAVDAEGEPVTADWTNGRTGMIGKSYDGTIANGVAATGVEGLETIVPISAISSWYDYDRSQGLPFSWDYPSWLSGYVARNRTEPVDCSATLQRMAAEDGDETGAYDAFWAERDHRQGPVTNVGNVEASVFVYHGLQDTNVKTRNFSQWWTQLGREGVTRKMWLTRVGHVDPFDTDRSRWVRTLHRWFDSELMGIDNGILDEREVDVEVRPDEWVTQTRWPARGQTTFTPRADGRMLAKRATAGTASWVNDPQQSETAALTSGNGSRRLLFASGPLRKDTRMSGTATATLGVTTEVPVGQVGVMLVDYGLGERVLASGDGAVTTQQESCHGSSTSYDDACYFTMRRNVGTTPLQVLGRGWARLDGAGRHDVTVRMDPDDTVVSKGHRLGLVVVAAAPSRLRNVDTSPTSRYTLDLAATSFSVPGKVSTAAGRSARRLAWLPDELVRGTVAPPAKKFVLPR, via the coding sequence GTGAGCACATCTCGCACCGCCCTGACCGGTCTCGCCGTCGGAGGGCTGGTGCTGGCCGGCCTCTCCGTCGCGAGCCTCACCGGACCCGCCGCCGGAGCCCCGCCGGGGGCTGCACCCGGCACGCCCTACGAGCTGCGCAACGGGCGTACGGCACCGATCCACGACTATGCCGGCGCGATCCGGGAGACCGTCTGGGTCACGGCTCCGGACTTCGACGACGACGGCGAGCCCGACCGGGTCGCAGCCGACATCATCCGGCCCCGCGAGACGGCTGCCGCCGGGGTCGACGTCCCCGTCGTGATGGACGCCAGCCCCTACCACCTCAGCGTCGGCCGGGGCAACGAGGGCGAGTTCAAGACGTACGCCGAGGACGGCTCGCCCGAGCAGTTCCCGCTGTTCTACGACAACTACTTCGTCCCCCGCGGCTACGCCTTCGTCGCCGTCGACGTCGCGGGCACCGCCCGGTCGACCGGCTGCGTCGACCAGGGCGGCGTCTCCGACGTCGGCTCGGTGGAGGCGGTCGTGAAGTGGCTCAACGGCAACGCCGAGGCGGTGGACGCCGAGGGTGAGCCGGTCACCGCCGACTGGACCAACGGTCGTACCGGCATGATCGGCAAGAGCTACGACGGCACCATCGCCAACGGCGTCGCCGCCACCGGTGTCGAGGGCCTCGAGACGATCGTGCCGATCTCGGCGATCAGCTCGTGGTACGACTACGACCGTTCCCAGGGGCTGCCCTTCAGCTGGGACTACCCGTCCTGGCTGTCCGGCTACGTCGCGCGCAACCGCACCGAGCCGGTCGACTGCAGCGCCACTCTGCAGCGCATGGCGGCGGAGGACGGCGACGAGACCGGGGCGTACGACGCCTTCTGGGCCGAGCGCGACCATCGTCAGGGCCCGGTCACCAACGTCGGCAACGTCGAGGCCAGCGTGTTCGTCTACCACGGGCTGCAGGACACCAACGTCAAGACGCGGAACTTCTCCCAGTGGTGGACCCAGCTGGGTCGCGAGGGCGTGACCCGCAAGATGTGGCTGACCCGCGTGGGACACGTCGACCCCTTCGACACCGACCGCTCGCGCTGGGTGAGGACCCTGCACCGCTGGTTCGACAGCGAGCTCATGGGCATCGACAACGGCATCCTGGACGAGCGCGAGGTCGACGTGGAGGTCCGCCCCGACGAGTGGGTCACCCAGACCCGCTGGCCGGCCCGCGGGCAGACCACCTTCACGCCACGCGCCGACGGACGGATGCTCGCCAAGCGGGCGACGGCCGGGACGGCCTCCTGGGTCAACGACCCGCAGCAGAGCGAGACCGCGGCGCTGACCTCCGGCAACGGTTCCCGTCGGCTGCTGTTCGCCAGTGGTCCGCTCCGGAAGGACACCCGGATGAGCGGGACCGCCACCGCCACGCTGGGCGTGACGACCGAGGTCCCGGTCGGGCAGGTCGGCGTGATGCTCGTCGACTACGGCCTGGGGGAGCGGGTGCTCGCCAGCGGCGATGGTGCGGTCACGACGCAGCAGGAGTCCTGCCACGGGTCGTCGACGTCGTACGACGACGCGTGCTACTTCACGATGCGCCGCAACGTCGGCACCACCCCGCTGCAGGTCCTCGGTCGCGGCTGGGCCCGGCTCGACGGGGCGGGTCGCCACGACGTCACGGTCCGGATGGATCCCGACGACACCGTCGTGTCGAAGGGGCACCGGCTCGGGCTGGTGGTCGTCGCTGCGGCACCGAGCCGGCTCCGCAACGTCGACACCAGTCCCACGTCTCGCTACACCCTGGACCTCGCGGCGACCTCGTTCTCCGTGCCGGGCAAGGTCAGCACGGCGGCCGGTCGCAGCGCGCGCCGGCTCGCGTGGCTGCCCGACGAGCTCGTGCGCGGCACGGTGGCGCCTCCGGCGAAGAAGTTCGTGCTGCCGCGCTGA
- a CDS encoding SurA N-terminal domain-containing protein: protein MTDTKRPTTVLGLGLAAALLALTACGGGDSESAGGGSSEETSESPAAQGQLPEPDLEGIPDVVAEVNGEEVTRDEFVTSYTAQFQQAALQAQMGGGEEPDEEALKEQTANTLVDTELLMQEAEERGIDASEQDVEDKLAELAEQNQLGSSEEFLAALEEQGTSADQVRTQVETQVVVERLVADESGSVEPTEKELRTLYDQAKQQQEQMAQQGGQQQKIPPFEKVRAQLEEQAVAQEQGQAAQALVDELRDGADITINL from the coding sequence ATGACTGACACGAAGCGACCCACGACTGTCCTCGGCCTGGGCCTGGCTGCCGCCCTGCTCGCGCTCACCGCCTGCGGTGGGGGCGACTCCGAGAGCGCCGGCGGCGGCTCCTCCGAGGAGACCTCCGAGTCACCCGCCGCGCAGGGCCAGCTGCCCGAGCCCGACCTCGAGGGCATCCCCGACGTGGTGGCCGAGGTGAACGGCGAGGAGGTGACCCGCGACGAGTTCGTCACGAGCTACACGGCGCAGTTCCAGCAGGCCGCCCTGCAGGCCCAGATGGGCGGCGGCGAGGAGCCCGACGAGGAGGCGCTCAAGGAGCAGACGGCCAACACGCTCGTCGACACCGAGCTGCTGATGCAGGAGGCCGAGGAGCGGGGGATCGACGCCTCCGAGCAGGACGTCGAGGACAAGCTCGCCGAGCTGGCCGAGCAGAACCAGCTCGGGTCCTCCGAGGAGTTCCTCGCCGCCCTCGAGGAGCAGGGCACCTCCGCCGACCAGGTCCGCACCCAGGTGGAGACCCAGGTCGTCGTCGAGCGGCTCGTCGCCGACGAGTCAGGCTCGGTCGAGCCGACCGAGAAGGAGCTCCGCACGCTCTACGACCAGGCCAAGCAGCAGCAGGAGCAGATGGCCCAGCAGGGCGGGCAGCAGCAGAAGATCCCGCCGTTCGAGAAGGTGCGCGCACAGCTCGAGGAGCAGGCCGTCGCCCAGGAGCAGGGCCAGGCCGCGCAGGCGCTGGTCGACGAGCTCCGCGACGGCGCGGACATCACGATCAACCTCTGA
- a CDS encoding amidase encodes MGCTDSTPGTAPADTSETSRSTTTAATEPPPDTLITGEVRFPTDATIAELQRALRNGRITSVELVDYFLARIEAYDDAGPELNALITINPRARAEAAALDSERAASGPRGPLHGIPLVVKDNINTAEMRTTSGSRVLEHFQTARDAFQVRKLREAGAIILGKANLAELAQSSNSYSTVGGQTLSPYDTSREPGGSSGGTAVAVAANFAVAGLGQDTCGSIRHPAGLNNVYGLRPTYGLSSRAGSLRFSSSLDELGPMTRTVADLAIIVDITSGEDPEDPATVPTQTSLVDALDPGGLEGRRIGVLEFDYRNELDGVLQDALDVMVANGAELVPISLPEPRQNMDPILGEFPSSLAAYLAEEPTAPRRAWARIVNDPGASRRKPTTRAYREAVAGRMAYRRDLEAVLDRLDVDAVAYPVSSTTASVIVRPDQDDDSGHFNCGPASIAGLPALAMPAGFASDGLPVGLELLGRAFDEATLISIASGFEAHTDHRGLPASTPPLPTEG; translated from the coding sequence GTGGGGTGCACCGACTCGACCCCCGGAACCGCGCCCGCCGACACGTCGGAGACGAGTCGGTCGACCACCACGGCGGCGACCGAACCGCCGCCGGACACGCTGATCACCGGAGAGGTCCGGTTCCCGACGGACGCCACCATCGCGGAGCTGCAACGCGCCCTGCGAAACGGACGGATCACCTCGGTCGAGCTTGTCGACTACTTCCTCGCGCGGATCGAGGCGTACGACGACGCCGGACCCGAGCTGAACGCGCTGATCACGATCAACCCTCGGGCGCGCGCCGAGGCCGCGGCCCTCGATTCCGAGCGCGCAGCGTCCGGGCCACGCGGGCCGCTGCACGGGATCCCGCTGGTGGTGAAGGACAACATCAACACGGCCGAGATGCGGACGACGTCCGGCAGCCGCGTCCTCGAGCACTTCCAGACGGCCCGGGACGCCTTCCAGGTCCGCAAGCTGCGCGAGGCGGGGGCGATCATCCTCGGCAAAGCGAACCTCGCCGAACTGGCCCAGAGCTCCAACTCCTACTCGACCGTCGGAGGCCAGACGCTGAGCCCGTACGACACCAGCCGGGAGCCCGGCGGGTCGAGTGGCGGCACCGCCGTCGCCGTCGCGGCGAACTTCGCCGTCGCGGGACTCGGACAGGACACCTGCGGATCCATCCGCCACCCTGCGGGACTGAACAACGTCTACGGTCTGCGCCCGACCTACGGCCTGTCGTCGCGCGCAGGGTCCCTTCGCTTCTCCTCCTCCCTCGACGAGCTGGGTCCGATGACGCGCACCGTGGCAGATCTGGCGATCATCGTGGACATCACCTCCGGCGAGGACCCTGAGGACCCGGCCACGGTGCCGACGCAGACATCCCTCGTCGATGCGCTCGACCCTGGCGGACTCGAGGGGCGGCGCATCGGCGTCCTGGAGTTCGACTACCGAAACGAGCTGGACGGCGTCCTCCAGGACGCGCTCGACGTGATGGTCGCGAACGGGGCGGAGCTGGTCCCGATCAGCCTGCCCGAGCCACGGCAGAACATGGATCCGATCCTGGGCGAGTTCCCGTCGAGCCTCGCCGCGTACCTCGCGGAGGAACCCACCGCGCCGAGGCGGGCGTGGGCCCGGATCGTGAACGACCCGGGAGCCAGTCGCAGGAAACCCACCACCCGGGCGTACCGCGAGGCGGTCGCCGGCCGGATGGCGTACCGGCGGGATCTCGAGGCGGTCCTGGATCGGCTCGACGTCGACGCGGTCGCCTACCCCGTCAGCTCGACGACGGCGAGCGTCATCGTGCGTCCCGACCAGGACGACGACTCCGGCCACTTCAACTGCGGCCCAGCGAGTATCGCGGGCCTGCCGGCGCTGGCGATGCCGGCCGGCTTCGCGTCCGACGGCCTGCCGGTCGGCCTGGAGCTGCTCGGTCGCGCGTTCGACGAGGCGACGCTGATCTCGATCGCGTCCGGCTTCGAGGCGCACACCGACCACCGCGGGCTGCCGGCCTCGACGCCGCCGCTGCCTACCGAAGGTTAG
- a CDS encoding SigE family RNA polymerase sigma factor — translation MTTAAQDLVDFVDFVAARWQSLYRLAYLLTASPTVAEDVLQTTLEKAYVGWARIGRMEYPEAYVRRMLANAVVSSSRRAWLREVLSERPLEAAAEPVEVGVLDRSLLWPLVCALPARQRAVIVLRYYEDLTEAQISEVLGCAPGTVKSQASAAMKALRRALAASGVGEVLGES, via the coding sequence ATGACCACGGCGGCGCAGGACCTCGTCGACTTCGTCGACTTCGTCGCCGCGCGCTGGCAGTCGCTCTACCGCCTGGCCTACCTGCTGACGGCGTCGCCCACAGTGGCCGAGGACGTGCTCCAGACCACGCTCGAGAAGGCGTACGTCGGGTGGGCACGGATCGGCCGCATGGAGTATCCGGAGGCGTACGTGCGCCGGATGCTGGCCAACGCGGTGGTGTCGAGCAGCCGTAGGGCCTGGCTGCGCGAGGTGCTGTCGGAGCGGCCGCTGGAGGCCGCGGCCGAGCCGGTGGAGGTCGGCGTACTCGACCGGTCGTTGCTCTGGCCGTTGGTGTGTGCGCTGCCTGCGCGGCAGCGCGCAGTGATCGTCCTGCGCTACTACGAGGACCTGACGGAGGCGCAGATCTCGGAAGTTCTCGGATGTGCCCCCGGCACTGTGAAGTCACAGGCGTCGGCGGCAATGAAGGCTCTCCGGCGCGCTTTGGCCGCGTCGGGTGTCGGAGAGGTGTTGGGCGAGTCATGA
- a CDS encoding SRPBCC family protein translates to MSATHLTESRAVPVARDEAYDRVLSTPLPEIFHRRYVLMPPIREVREAPDSWDSVGQSRRIVTTDGGTMLEELSSVERPLSWGYTLSEVTGPLKPLVATVDGLWAVEAAGTGCRITWTWTVHPRGRAGALAMPLLGRLWHGYARQALEEIERLLLR, encoded by the coding sequence ATGTCGGCCACCCACCTGACCGAGTCCCGGGCGGTCCCGGTCGCGCGCGACGAGGCGTACGACCGGGTGCTGTCCACCCCGCTCCCGGAGATCTTCCACCGCCGCTACGTCCTCATGCCACCGATCCGCGAGGTCCGCGAGGCCCCGGACTCCTGGGACTCCGTCGGCCAGAGCCGCCGCATCGTCACGACCGACGGTGGCACGATGCTCGAGGAGCTGAGCTCGGTGGAGCGGCCCCTGTCCTGGGGCTACACCCTCTCCGAGGTCACCGGTCCGCTGAAGCCCCTGGTCGCCACCGTCGACGGGCTCTGGGCGGTCGAGGCCGCCGGCACGGGATGCCGGATCACGTGGACCTGGACGGTCCACCCCCGCGGCCGTGCCGGCGCGCTCGCGATGCCGCTCCTGGGCCGTCTCTGGCACGGCTACGCGCGCCAGGCGCTGGAGGAGATCGAGCGGCTGCTGCTGCGCTGA
- a CDS encoding GNAT family N-acetyltransferase, translating to MTAWPARLTSGEVTLRPLARSDKAAWREVRRRNADWLRPWDATVPPGTAARPASFGSLVRRLGRMARQGTTYPFAIEVDGRFAGQLTVNNIVRGSAQFASMGYWIDQRYAGRGIVPRAVAMAIDHCFTRGGLHRVEICIRPENTNSLRVVEKLGLHEVGLAPRFLHIDGAWRDHRIYAVTVEECPEGMLARLDGR from the coding sequence TTGACGGCGTGGCCGGCGCGGCTCACCTCGGGCGAGGTGACGCTGCGGCCGCTCGCGCGGTCCGACAAGGCCGCCTGGCGTGAGGTGCGCCGCCGCAACGCCGACTGGCTGCGCCCGTGGGACGCGACCGTCCCGCCCGGCACGGCGGCCCGCCCGGCGTCGTTCGGCTCGCTGGTGCGCCGGCTCGGCCGGATGGCGCGGCAGGGCACGACGTACCCCTTCGCGATCGAGGTGGACGGCCGCTTCGCCGGACAGCTGACGGTCAACAACATCGTCCGCGGCTCGGCGCAGTTCGCCTCGATGGGCTACTGGATCGACCAGCGGTACGCCGGCCGCGGGATCGTGCCGCGTGCCGTGGCGATGGCGATCGACCACTGCTTCACGCGCGGTGGGCTGCACCGCGTCGAGATCTGCATCCGGCCGGAGAACACCAACTCGCTCCGCGTCGTCGAGAAGCTCGGCCTGCACGAGGTCGGGCTCGCCCCCCGCTTCCTCCACATCGACGGCGCCTGGCGGGACCACCGGATCTACGCCGTCACCGTCGAGGAGTGCCCCGAGGGGATGCTGGCGCGGCTCGACGGCCGCTGA
- a CDS encoding MogA/MoaB family molybdenum cofactor biosynthesis protein, with amino-acid sequence MRAEVVVASNRAAAGVYADETGPLIVEFLHGLGFTVDDPVVVPDGDPVGAAIRAAADDGARLVLTTGGTGLTPTDRTPEQTRAVLDLEVPGIAESIRAAGVAKGIPTAALSRGLAGVVGSCLVVNLPGSRGGVKDGLAVLEPILVHAVEQVVGSDH; translated from the coding sequence ATGCGGGCCGAGGTCGTGGTCGCCTCCAACCGTGCGGCGGCCGGCGTGTACGCCGACGAGACCGGCCCACTCATCGTCGAGTTCCTGCACGGTCTCGGCTTCACGGTCGACGACCCGGTCGTCGTCCCCGACGGCGACCCCGTCGGCGCCGCGATCCGTGCCGCGGCCGACGACGGCGCCCGCCTCGTGCTCACCACCGGCGGTACCGGCCTCACGCCGACCGACCGCACCCCCGAGCAGACCCGGGCCGTGCTCGACCTCGAGGTGCCCGGGATCGCCGAGTCGATCCGGGCCGCCGGGGTCGCCAAGGGCATCCCCACCGCGGCGCTCTCCCGCGGGCTCGCAGGGGTGGTCGGCAGCTGCCTCGTCGTCAACCTGCCCGGCTCGCGCGGTGGCGTGAAGGACGGCCTGGCCGTGCTCGAGCCGATCCTGGTCCACGCCGTGGAGCAGGTCGTCGGGAGCGACCATTGA
- the moaC gene encoding cyclic pyranopterin monophosphate synthase MoaC produces MGDRLTHVDESGAARMVDVSGKAVTDRQAVATGRVLVSPRVVELLRGEGVPKGDALAVARLAGIMGAKQTPSLIPLCHPLAISGVTVELAVDDDAVGITATVRTTDRTGVEMEALTAVSVAALTVVDMVKAVDKGAVITDVRIESKSGGKSGDWERS; encoded by the coding sequence ATGGGGGACCGGCTGACCCACGTCGACGAGTCCGGTGCCGCCCGGATGGTCGACGTGTCGGGCAAGGCGGTCACCGACCGGCAGGCGGTCGCAACCGGGCGGGTGCTGGTCTCGCCCCGGGTGGTCGAGCTGCTGCGGGGCGAGGGTGTCCCGAAGGGCGACGCGCTCGCCGTCGCCCGGCTCGCGGGGATCATGGGCGCGAAGCAGACGCCCTCGTTGATCCCGCTGTGCCACCCGTTGGCGATCTCCGGCGTGACCGTCGAGCTCGCCGTCGACGACGACGCGGTGGGCATCACCGCCACCGTCCGCACCACCGACCGGACCGGCGTCGAGATGGAGGCGCTGACCGCGGTCTCGGTGGCGGCACTGACCGTGGTCGACATGGTCAAGGCGGTCGACAAGGGCGCGGTGATCACCGACGTCCGCATTGAGTCCAAGTCCGGCGGGAAGTCCGGCGACTGGGAGAGGTCGTGA